Proteins from a genomic interval of Staphylococcus debuckii:
- the trpA gene encoding tryptophan synthase subunit alpha: MSKLFIPYIMGNKDFISNLKVLSDEGADIVEIGLPFSDPVADGPTIMEAGNKAIEEGMNAHKILQELKAHKEELEDTKYVLMTYYNIILHYGEEKFIQDCEEAGVYGLIIPDLPFELGEQLKERFKDSKVKIISLIAMTASDDRIQKIAQHAEGFIYTVTMNATTGENGQFHPELRNKIEYIQENAEVPVVAGFGIRNPEQVATLSEFTDGIVIGSEIVKRFANDSETSIREYLQSIRRALDETKAAANS, from the coding sequence TTTAAAAGTATTAAGTGATGAAGGTGCAGATATTGTGGAAATCGGATTACCATTCTCTGATCCTGTGGCTGATGGTCCAACTATTATGGAAGCAGGCAACAAAGCGATTGAAGAAGGTATGAACGCGCATAAAATTCTACAAGAATTGAAAGCACATAAAGAAGAATTAGAAGATACAAAATATGTACTAATGACATATTATAATATTATTCTGCATTACGGAGAAGAAAAATTTATCCAAGATTGCGAAGAAGCAGGCGTATATGGATTGATTATTCCTGATTTACCATTTGAATTAGGTGAACAATTGAAAGAGCGTTTTAAAGACAGTAAAGTTAAGATTATTTCTTTAATTGCGATGACCGCTTCAGATGACCGCATTCAAAAGATTGCACAACATGCCGAAGGATTTATCTACACGGTAACAATGAACGCAACAACTGGAGAAAACGGACAGTTCCATCCAGAATTGCGTAATAAAATCGAATACATTCAAGAAAATGCTGAAGTACCAGTAGTAGCTGGCTTCGGCATCAGAAATCCAGAACAAGTAGCTACACTTTCTGAATTTACAGATGGTATTGTCATCGGCAGTGAAATCGTAAAACGTTTTGCTAATGACAGCGAAACATCCATTCGTGAATATTTACAAAGCATTCGTCGTGCCTTAGATGAAACGAAAGCAGCAGCAAATTCATAA
- a CDS encoding aminoacyltransferase, producing the protein MKFTNLTTAEFGAFTDKMPYSHFTQMVGNYELKVAEGTETHLVGVKDNDDNVIAACLLTAVPVMKFFKYFYSNRGPVIDYDNKELVHYFFRELKAYVKQYNALYLRVDPYLPYQYRNHDGEITGNAGNDWIFDKMEDLGYHHQGFTTGFDPIIQIRFHSVLDLKDKSPQDVLKGMDSLRKRNTKKVKRNGVKIRFLGEEDMDIFRGFMEDTAEAKDFDDREDEFYYHRLKHYKDRVLVPMAYIDFDEYLNELGTEQKNLEKEINKAEKDLNKNPDNQKAAKKKANLEKQLEAHHQKVAEAKELQQKHGNELPISAGFFIINPFEVVYYAGGTANEFRHFAGSYAVQWEMINYAIEHGINRYNFYGISGHFTDDAEDAGVVKFKKGFNADVIEYVGDFIAPINKPMYKLYTTLKKIKDR; encoded by the coding sequence ATGAAGTTTACCAATTTGACTACAGCTGAATTCGGAGCATTTACTGATAAAATGCCATACAGCCATTTTACCCAAATGGTAGGCAACTATGAGTTGAAAGTTGCTGAAGGAACTGAAACACATCTAGTTGGTGTGAAAGATAATGATGACAATGTGATTGCAGCTTGTCTGCTTACAGCTGTACCAGTAATGAAATTTTTTAAATATTTCTATTCAAATAGAGGTCCTGTTATCGATTATGATAACAAAGAACTGGTTCATTATTTCTTCAGAGAATTAAAAGCTTATGTTAAACAATATAACGCATTGTACTTGCGTGTTGATCCATACTTACCATATCAATATCGTAATCACGATGGTGAAATTACGGGTAATGCTGGGAATGACTGGATTTTTGATAAAATGGAAGACTTAGGTTATCATCATCAAGGTTTTACAACAGGCTTTGATCCGATTATTCAAATCCGTTTCCATTCAGTCTTAGACTTAAAAGACAAATCACCGCAAGATGTACTTAAAGGAATGGACAGCTTGCGTAAACGTAATACTAAGAAAGTAAAACGAAATGGTGTTAAAATCCGCTTCTTAGGTGAAGAAGATATGGATATCTTCCGAGGATTTATGGAAGACACGGCTGAAGCAAAGGATTTTGATGATCGCGAAGATGAGTTTTACTACCATCGTTTGAAACATTATAAAGACCGTGTATTAGTGCCAATGGCTTATATTGATTTCGATGAATACTTGAATGAGTTAGGAACTGAACAAAAGAATTTGGAAAAAGAAATCAATAAAGCCGAAAAAGATTTGAATAAAAATCCAGATAATCAAAAAGCTGCGAAAAAGAAAGCAAATCTTGAAAAACAATTAGAAGCACACCACCAAAAAGTAGCAGAAGCAAAAGAATTACAGCAAAAACATGGGAATGAACTGCCGATTTCAGCCGGCTTCTTTATCATCAATCCATTCGAAGTCGTTTATTATGCAGGCGGTACTGCGAATGAGTTCCGTCATTTTGCCGGCAGTTACGCTGTACAATGGGAAATGATTAATTATGCTATCGAGCATGGTATTAATCGTTATAACTTTTACGGAATCAGCGGTCACTTCACAGATGATGCTGAAGACGCTGGTGTTGTGAAATTTAAAAAAGGATTTAATGCAGATGTAATTGAGTATGTTGGAGACTTTATTGCACCTATTAATAAGCCAATGTATAAACTTTATACAACTTTGAAGAAAATCAAAGATAGATAA